From Pontibacter actiniarum, a single genomic window includes:
- a CDS encoding ectonucleotide pyrophosphatase/phosphodiesterase yields MKRLKTFLLALLLAAPAWAQVDTTQHVVEGRRNSPEQMQKPYVIMISADGFRYDYADKYNAKTLQALRAQGVEAASMVPSFPSKTFPNHYTLVTGMYPASHGLINNYFYDPQRQESYSMRNRDNVEDGSWYGGVPLWLLAEQNQMLSASFYWVGSEAPIQNTLPTYWYTYNEKIPFEERLQTVVDWLRLPEEKRPHLITFYLPEVDHAGHSFGPDAPETKQAVLELDAQLKALTEAVAKTGLPVNYIFVSDHGMTQVDQENTLPLPAAIDTAKFRVSGPGMIVELHAKDKSAIKSTYKKLKKEANGAYEVYTKHNLPKHLHYGTKDDAFNRVGDILLLTKAPKIFHFSGRKPAPGMHGYDPAAVKDMHATFYAWGPAFKPGVKIPSFQNIHVYPVVTEILDLPYSHTINGDGSIAKSILK; encoded by the coding sequence ATGAAACGTTTGAAAACCTTTTTACTTGCCCTGCTTTTGGCCGCACCGGCCTGGGCACAGGTAGACACCACCCAGCACGTGGTGGAGGGACGCCGCAACAGCCCGGAGCAAATGCAGAAGCCCTATGTCATCATGATCTCGGCGGATGGCTTCCGTTACGATTATGCTGATAAGTATAACGCCAAAACGCTGCAGGCACTGCGGGCGCAGGGCGTGGAGGCAGCCTCGATGGTTCCGTCCTTCCCGTCAAAGACCTTCCCAAACCACTACACGCTGGTAACCGGCATGTACCCGGCGAGCCACGGCCTCATCAACAACTATTTCTACGACCCGCAGCGCCAGGAAAGCTACTCCATGCGCAACAGAGACAATGTGGAGGATGGCAGCTGGTACGGCGGTGTGCCCCTGTGGTTGCTGGCGGAGCAGAACCAGATGCTTTCAGCAAGCTTTTACTGGGTAGGCTCCGAGGCCCCCATCCAGAACACGCTCCCGACGTACTGGTACACCTACAATGAAAAGATTCCTTTTGAGGAACGCCTGCAGACGGTGGTGGATTGGCTGCGCCTGCCCGAGGAAAAGCGCCCGCACCTGATCACCTTCTACCTGCCTGAAGTAGACCACGCCGGCCATAGCTTTGGCCCCGATGCGCCTGAAACAAAGCAGGCAGTGCTTGAGCTGGATGCACAGCTGAAAGCGCTGACAGAGGCCGTTGCCAAAACGGGATTACCGGTAAACTACATCTTTGTGTCGGACCACGGCATGACCCAGGTTGACCAGGAAAATACCCTGCCGTTGCCTGCCGCCATTGATACAGCAAAGTTCCGTGTCTCTGGCCCGGGCATGATTGTAGAGCTGCACGCCAAGGACAAGAGCGCCATCAAAAGCACCTACAAAAAGCTAAAGAAAGAGGCAAACGGAGCCTACGAGGTGTACACGAAGCACAACCTGCCCAAGCACCTGCACTATGGCACCAAAGACGACGCCTTTAACAGGGTAGGAGACATCCTGCTTTTGACAAAGGCTCCAAAGATCTTCCATTTCTCCGGCCGCAAGCCTGCTCCCGGCATGCACGGGTACGACCCTGCCGCCGTAAAGGACATGCACGCGACCTTCTACGCCTGGGGACCGGCTTTTAAACCTGGCGTTAAGATTCCATCCTTTCAGAATATACACGTGTACCCGGTAGTAACCGAGATACTGGACTTGCCTTACAGCCACACAATCAATGGTGACGGCAGCATCGCTAAAAGTATTCTGAAGTAG
- a CDS encoding M1 family metallopeptidase gives MFKQKLILTAALLATGFGGFAQQLPMPRNIEQAYASGTRSADGRPGQNYWQNTADYNIKVAYNPETRLLNGTVDIAYTNNSPDTLKQILFKLYPNVYQKGAARASSIDPADASEGVQLSKLSINNAAQDVSKLRVSGTNLPVRIQPLAPKGKANISIAYSYTLNEGSHNRTGQVDEEGATFIAYFFPRVAVYDDIDGWNRNPYNGSQEFYNDFSDFHTEITVPKDFVVWATGDLTNAHEVLQKKYAKRLEQAGKKDAIVYVVDSTDLKKGGITAQQATNTWKFDAKNVVDFAFATSDHYLWKATSLVVDPKTKRRTRVDVAFNPKHKDFEEVASFGRKTVEAMSYTFPKWPFPYSHISVFDGLDQMEYPMMVNDNPLENREDVIMLTDHEIFHTMFPFYMGINETKYGWMDEGWATIGEWIVTPIIDPSITDDYGVAPYGALAGTEVDLPINTLTTQQSGTSMFLNSYPKPALGYLYVKDMLGDELFTKALHNYIAQWNGKHPQPYDFFNAMNTGAGRNMNWFWQRWFFDNGYPDLAIADVKQQNNEYQVTVEAKGTKPVPVDLVITYADGSIEKLHKDVSVWEKGNKTTSLSFKPKQQVKQLELKGTHVPDSNKADNVYLVK, from the coding sequence ATGTTCAAACAAAAACTTATACTAACAGCGGCCCTGCTTGCCACCGGATTCGGCGGCTTTGCTCAGCAACTGCCGATGCCGCGCAACATTGAGCAGGCCTACGCCTCCGGCACCCGCTCTGCCGACGGACGCCCCGGCCAGAACTACTGGCAGAACACGGCCGACTATAACATTAAAGTGGCCTATAACCCGGAAACGCGCCTACTGAACGGTACCGTAGACATTGCCTACACCAACAACAGCCCCGATACGCTGAAGCAGATCCTGTTCAAGCTTTACCCGAACGTGTACCAGAAAGGCGCCGCCCGTGCCAGCAGCATAGACCCTGCCGATGCCTCAGAGGGTGTGCAGCTCTCGAAGCTAAGTATAAACAATGCCGCGCAGGATGTAAGCAAGCTGCGCGTGAGCGGCACTAACCTGCCGGTGCGCATTCAGCCGCTGGCACCCAAAGGAAAGGCGAACATCTCCATTGCCTACAGCTATACTTTAAATGAAGGTTCCCATAACCGTACCGGTCAGGTAGACGAAGAAGGCGCGACCTTTATTGCCTACTTCTTTCCGCGCGTAGCCGTGTACGACGACATTGACGGCTGGAACCGCAATCCGTACAATGGCTCCCAGGAGTTCTATAACGACTTCAGCGATTTCCACACGGAGATCACGGTGCCGAAGGACTTTGTTGTGTGGGCGACAGGCGACCTGACAAATGCCCATGAAGTGCTGCAGAAAAAGTATGCGAAGCGCCTGGAGCAGGCCGGCAAGAAAGACGCCATCGTGTATGTGGTGGACTCCACAGACCTGAAGAAGGGCGGTATCACTGCGCAGCAGGCCACGAACACATGGAAGTTCGATGCAAAGAACGTGGTGGACTTTGCCTTTGCCACCAGCGACCACTACCTCTGGAAAGCCACCAGCCTGGTGGTAGATCCAAAGACCAAGCGCCGCACCCGCGTGGACGTTGCCTTTAACCCCAAGCACAAGGATTTTGAGGAAGTAGCCAGCTTTGGCCGCAAAACGGTGGAGGCCATGAGCTATACTTTCCCGAAATGGCCCTTCCCGTACAGCCACATCAGCGTGTTTGATGGCCTTGACCAGATGGAGTACCCGATGATGGTGAACGACAACCCGCTGGAAAACCGCGAAGACGTGATCATGCTCACCGACCACGAGATCTTCCACACCATGTTCCCTTTCTACATGGGCATCAACGAAACCAAGTATGGCTGGATGGACGAAGGCTGGGCCACCATCGGCGAGTGGATCGTGACCCCGATCATCGACCCAAGCATCACCGATGACTATGGTGTAGCTCCTTACGGCGCACTGGCCGGAACGGAGGTAGACTTGCCGATCAACACGCTTACAACACAGCAATCAGGCACCAGCATGTTCCTGAACTCTTACCCGAAGCCTGCGCTCGGTTACCTGTATGTGAAAGATATGCTGGGTGATGAGCTGTTTACCAAAGCACTGCATAATTACATAGCGCAATGGAACGGAAAACACCCGCAGCCTTACGACTTCTTCAACGCGATGAACACGGGAGCCGGCCGCAACATGAACTGGTTCTGGCAGCGCTGGTTCTTCGATAACGGCTATCCTGATCTGGCCATTGCCGATGTGAAACAGCAGAACAACGAGTACCAGGTTACAGTGGAAGCCAAAGGCACTAAGCCTGTTCCGGTTGATTTGGTGATCACGTATGCAGATGGCTCAATAGAGAAACTGCACAAGGATGTGTCGGTTTGGGAAAAGGGCAACAAAACCACAAGCCTTAGCTTTAAACCAAAGCAGCAGGTAAAGCAACTGGAGCTAAAAGGCACCCACGTGCCGGACAGCAACAAAGCGGATAATGTATACCTGGTGAAGTAG
- a CDS encoding RES family NAD+ phosphorylase — MIVYRLSRGPYKNDLSGKGAELAGGRWNSKGTALLYTSESIALCTVEIAVHMPLGIIPKDYFLVKIDIPDNTSMKELSEAELPADWKSFPHANSTQMIGDAFVQEYEHLVLKVPSATVQGNYNYLLNPRHQDFRQVRIVETVLFEFDKRLFVKD, encoded by the coding sequence ATGATCGTATACCGCCTCAGCAGAGGGCCATATAAAAACGACTTATCAGGCAAAGGCGCAGAACTGGCTGGCGGCCGCTGGAACAGCAAGGGCACTGCTCTCCTTTACACGAGCGAGTCCATTGCCTTGTGTACCGTGGAGATTGCGGTGCACATGCCACTGGGCATCATTCCGAAAGATTACTTTCTTGTAAAAATTGACATCCCGGACAACACAAGTATGAAAGAGCTCAGCGAGGCGGAGCTGCCGGCTGATTGGAAGTCGTTTCCGCACGCGAACAGCACCCAAATGATAGGAGACGCCTTTGTGCAGGAGTACGAGCACCTGGTTCTAAAAGTACCGTCCGCCACCGTGCAAGGCAACTATAACTACCTCCTCAACCCACGCCACCAAGATTTCCGGCAGGTGCGTATTGTGGAGACGGTGCTGTTTGAGTTCGATAAACGGCTTTTCGTAAAGGACTAG
- a CDS encoding antitoxin Xre/MbcA/ParS toxin-binding domain-containing protein, which yields MGEALKIDNSLTYKLIDDKDVFMLISTVREGIKYSLFQSIADVIPFNLTEWSNFLHLSERTFQRYKKEKRTFDPLHSEKILEITLIYNKGIDVFGDPANFDAWLNAKNVALGGVKPKELLDSTFGIGLLRDELTRIEHGVLA from the coding sequence ATGGGAGAGGCCTTAAAGATCGACAATAGCTTAACGTACAAGCTCATAGACGATAAAGACGTGTTTATGCTTATCAGCACGGTGCGCGAAGGCATAAAGTATTCGTTGTTCCAAAGTATAGCCGACGTGATTCCGTTTAACCTGACGGAGTGGTCTAACTTTTTGCACCTGTCTGAGCGCACGTTCCAGCGCTATAAAAAGGAAAAGCGCACTTTCGACCCGCTCCACTCGGAAAAGATACTGGAGATCACGCTCATCTATAACAAGGGCATAGACGTGTTCGGCGACCCGGCAAACTTTGATGCCTGGCTCAATGCCAAGAACGTGGCGCTGGGAGGCGTTAAACCGAAAGAGCTTCTCGACAGCACCTTTGGTATCGGTTTGCTGCGCGATGAGTTAACCCGCATTGAACACGGCGTATTGGCATGA
- a CDS encoding tetratricopeptide repeat protein has product MRYYIAAAAVLMAGLSACSSQNSVMEAQELQQQKLTLQDVVPAMAPKTVEAKAKQRKFLKENMSRFKNRKLASDFYVLQARRIFNEDKLDSATLFFNRAWLMDSTNNDVYWGYGLVFGKQEQYDKSLFILYRALEKDSQNPRLLTDVATTHLARFYQHSSLDDLRQSKKLLEQALKLEPENAADTYYKLAVNSYYLRKYADAWDYLHQSIRQDKNKEDKTFIAALLEKEQDPQGVYSDQQVQ; this is encoded by the coding sequence ATGCGATATTATATAGCAGCGGCGGCTGTGCTGATGGCGGGGCTGAGCGCTTGCAGCAGCCAGAACTCCGTTATGGAAGCACAGGAGCTGCAGCAGCAAAAGCTTACGCTACAGGATGTGGTTCCTGCCATGGCCCCTAAAACGGTGGAGGCCAAAGCCAAGCAGCGGAAGTTTCTGAAGGAAAACATGAGCAGGTTTAAGAACCGTAAACTGGCCAGCGATTTTTATGTGCTGCAGGCCCGGCGCATCTTCAACGAGGACAAACTTGACTCTGCCACCCTTTTCTTTAACCGCGCCTGGCTGATGGACAGCACCAACAACGATGTGTACTGGGGCTATGGGCTGGTGTTCGGGAAACAGGAGCAGTATGACAAGTCCCTGTTTATCCTTTACCGCGCCCTGGAGAAAGACAGCCAAAACCCGCGCCTGCTCACTGATGTGGCCACAACCCACCTGGCGCGCTTTTACCAGCACAGCAGCCTGGACGATCTGCGGCAGAGTAAGAAGCTCCTGGAGCAGGCCCTGAAACTGGAGCCGGAAAATGCCGCGGACACCTACTACAAGCTGGCCGTGAACAGCTACTACCTGCGCAAGTACGCCGATGCCTGGGATTACCTGCACCAGAGTATCCGCCAGGATAAGAACAAGGAGGACAAGACCTTTATTGCCGCTTTGCTGGAAAAGGAACAGGACCCGCAGGGCGTTTATTCCGATCAACAGGTGCAGTA